Part of the Caulifigura coniformis genome, GGGTCGAGGAGGCCGAGGATGCAGCGGAGCGTGGTGGTCTTGCCGGCGCCGTTGGGACCCAGCAGGCCGTAAACTTCTCCGGTGTCAACGCGGAAGCTGAGTCCATCCACCGCCGCAAATTCGCGCCCGTCGCGCTGGAAGCTCTTCGACAGGCGATCGACAATCAGCATGCCGAGGAGATTCGATGGAGGCTCAAGGCGAAATGATCTGGGAGTAATCCTAGCCTAACTGCATCCCGGCGATTTGATAACTCACCCGATTCTGACGGCGTCGCATGATTGAAGTGGAACTCAAATATCGGCTTGACGAACCGGAATCGCTGCTCGCGTCACTGATCGCCCGCGGAGCACAGCCGGGCGCACCGACGGTCGAGCGGGACCTCTATTTCAACCACCCGGCGCGCGACTTCCGACAGACGGACGAGGCCCTCCGGCTGCGGTGGGACGGTTCACAGGCCACGCTGACATATAAAGGGCAACTTCTCGACCGTGTCTCCAAGAGTCGCGAGGAACTGGAACTCGACCTGTCGCCCGAGACTGGCCTGGAGACAGCCCGGCGGATTCTCGGACTGCTCGGTTTCGTGGAATCGGGCGACGTCGAGAAACAGCGGACGAAGTTTCCGATGCTCGATCGAGGTCTGCCGGTTCTCGTCACGATCGATGAGGTGACAGGGCTGGGGCTGTTCGTCGAGCTGGAAGCGTCGGCCGAACGCGATTCCTATGAGGCGGCGCGCGACCGGCTGCTGGAACTGGCGGGAGAGCTCGGTTTGACGCAGGGGGAGAGGCGGTCGTATCTGCAGTTGCTGGTGGAGCAGGGCGCGGTGTGAGCGGCGTCTGGACATTCGAACTCGGCCGTCACGCCGCTGAACATCGCCCCCACAGGGAGTCGGCCAGGCCCCAATCCCCTGGCACGCTCAATTCTGCTCCGCGCGCAACCTCTCCCGTAAAGGGAGAGAGTTCGTTCTTTGGCAATTCAGGACAGACGAGTGCCGACCGGGCGAGTCGGAGGGCAAATGACCTCCAAAAACTCGTCACACATGTCACAGGTGTCACAGGTCACGAATCCCCAGGGGTTCAGACCATTTTCTGCTGTCACAGGTCTCCGTCACAGGTCGTCACACATCGCCCATCAGGCCGCCGCAAAGGGCCTTCAACTGGACAGACCGACAGGCCTCGCGGGTTCCGAGCCGTGACCGGTGGGAATGACCAGACGATCTGACGCCAGGCAGCCCGGCGGCTTTCGAGCAGCCGGGCTGCGGAATGGCGGTCAGAAATCGCCGACGCGTTCGCCGCCGGAAATCGTTCCGAGGGACTGGTACACCTCCTGGTCGATGTTGCTCGAGACGAAGCGGGTGTGGCCGTCGCCGAGAACGAAATGGGCCCCGCCGGTGTGCTGGCTGCTGAAGTCGTCGAAGTGCCGGTGGGGATCGTTGGGAGGATGGTCGAGCGAGCCGAGCACGCGCTGGATGCCTTCTTCCGCTTCGGCGACGCGGCCGGACCAGGTGCTGTACCAGTTCTCGACGGGATCGGTTTTCCGCTCGCCGACGATCATGGTGTTGCTGGTCCCGTCGATGAAGTCGCCGATGCGGACGCGGCTGTTGTGGTAGAAGGCTCCGTTCCCCTTGCACTGTCCGCTGGCGAGCACGGGAGCTGTTCCCGGCGCGTTTTCGCAGTCATCGATGGCGATGGAGCCGAATGAGGCGATGTAGTTGGCGATGGCCAGCTTGCAGATGATCTGCGTCGGATCGTCCTCTTCACCGATGTCGAAGGTCAGGGGCTGCGGATCGGACGGACACTTGAAGACGGGGAGCTGGGACTCGCGAAAGGCCTGGTTGAGCGGCGATTCGAGGGCGACGTTGGGGTTCCAGGAGTTGTAGAGCGGGCCCTGCTCGACCATCGGAAGGATCATGGTTCCCCAGCCGGCGCCGTTGACCCCTTCATGGGCGGAGGGGCGGCGGGTGACCGGGTCGACGGCGATCCAGCCCGGGGGAAAGACGTTGAAGGTGTCGTGGTAGTTGTGGAGGGCGAGGCCGTGTTGCCGCATGTTGTTCTTGCACGTGGCGCGGCGGGCGGCTTCGCGGGCCTGCTGGACGGCGGGAAGCAGCAGGGCGATGAGGATGGCGATGATGGCGATAACGACGAGAAGCTCGATGAGGGTGAACCCCCGTCGGGATGAACGTGGCATGAAGGAACCTGGAGAATGAATGCCGGAGAGACCCGTCGCATGGCAGGCGACGGAATGAAGAACCTCGCCCGGGAAAAGGGGCGGCGGCGAGAGGGAATCCGGGCGTCATCGACCGGAGATCGGACGCGCAGCGACAACTCTCAGCCGAGTTCCGGCGGACCACGAATCCAGAAGCGGGCGGCGGTCCGGGCCGGCGCGGAACGCTCGGGGAGCGGCGCGAGTTCGGTCGTGAAGCCCGGCAGCAGAGGGGGCGTCACGAGGGCGACGGACACGGCCGGCGTCGCGGCGAACTCGCAGATCAGGCAGCCGTCAGG contains:
- the cyaB gene encoding class IV adenylate cyclase is translated as MIEVELKYRLDEPESLLASLIARGAQPGAPTVERDLYFNHPARDFRQTDEALRLRWDGSQATLTYKGQLLDRVSKSREELELDLSPETGLETARRILGLLGFVESGDVEKQRTKFPMLDRGLPVLVTIDEVTGLGLFVELEASAERDSYEAARDRLLELAGELGLTQGERRSYLQLLVEQGAV
- a CDS encoding DUF1559 domain-containing protein, which produces MPRSSRRGFTLIELLVVIAIIAILIALLLPAVQQAREAARRATCKNNMRQHGLALHNYHDTFNVFPPGWIAVDPVTRRPSAHEGVNGAGWGTMILPMVEQGPLYNSWNPNVALESPLNQAFRESQLPVFKCPSDPQPLTFDIGEEDDPTQIICKLAIANYIASFGSIAIDDCENAPGTAPVLASGQCKGNGAFYHNSRVRIGDFIDGTSNTMIVGERKTDPVENWYSTWSGRVAEAEEGIQRVLGSLDHPPNDPHRHFDDFSSQHTGGAHFVLGDGHTRFVSSNIDQEVYQSLGTISGGERVGDF